A portion of the Paenibacillus hamazuiensis genome contains these proteins:
- a CDS encoding amino acid ABC transporter permease, with product MNFAQAYAPENLKFLMQGLAVTLQVAVVAIVLSFLIGCVVGTLRYARIPVVSWVLALVVEIVRNLPLLLIIFFTRFALPEIGIKMSVQNAAIAALTVFEAAMISEIVRSGLNSIEKGQMEAARSSGLTYVQALWHVILPQALRRMMPPMVSQFISLLKDTSLAVIISLAELMHNAQIVAARDVNNVIPILLLTGLIYFAVNFLLSVVAKRLEARQA from the coding sequence GTGAATTTTGCTCAGGCATATGCTCCGGAAAATCTCAAGTTTCTCATGCAGGGGCTGGCAGTGACGCTGCAGGTGGCTGTTGTGGCGATCGTGCTCAGCTTTCTGATCGGCTGCGTCGTCGGGACGCTGCGTTACGCGCGGATACCGGTCGTTTCGTGGGTGCTGGCGCTGGTTGTCGAAATCGTCCGCAACCTGCCTCTGCTGCTGATCATCTTTTTTACCCGGTTCGCGCTGCCGGAGATCGGCATCAAGATGAGCGTGCAAAATGCCGCCATCGCGGCGCTGACCGTGTTCGAGGCGGCGATGATATCGGAGATCGTGCGCAGCGGACTGAACTCGATCGAAAAAGGCCAAATGGAAGCGGCCCGCTCATCGGGCCTTACCTACGTGCAGGCGCTGTGGCATGTCATCCTGCCGCAGGCGCTGCGCCGCATGATGCCGCCGATGGTCAGCCAGTTCATCTCGCTGCTCAAGGACACGTCCCTGGCGGTTATCATCTCACTCGCCGAGCTGATGCACAACGCGCAGATCGTCGCAGCGCGGGATGTGAACAACGTCATACCGATTTTGCTGCTGACCGGATTGATCTATTTTGCGGTCAACTTCCTGCTGTCCGTCGTTGCGAAGCGGCTGGAGGCAAGGCAGGCTTAA
- a CDS encoding putative glycolipid-binding domain-containing protein, protein MIVEQYAFWRRIDAPGHDACRLIRHDRGWTLQGTAIYRHAAGPACLHYRTSCNSAWETTEGEVHGWLGDREIQYRITREGTVWKLNGAAIPGLEPFVDLDLGFTPATNLLPLRRAPIPLNQSADMSAAWLDVDSGTLKALPQSYKRLSETIYEYKAPTFEYEALLEMAPNGFVRQYPGLWEAEPEMHSGG, encoded by the coding sequence ATGATTGTCGAACAATACGCATTTTGGCGCCGTATTGACGCGCCCGGGCACGATGCCTGCCGGCTGATTCGGCATGACCGCGGCTGGACGCTTCAAGGAACTGCCATATACCGCCATGCAGCCGGCCCCGCCTGCCTGCATTACCGCACTTCATGCAATTCCGCCTGGGAAACGACGGAAGGTGAAGTGCACGGCTGGTTGGGCGACCGGGAAATTCAGTATCGAATCACAAGAGAGGGAACGGTTTGGAAGCTGAACGGCGCGGCGATCCCCGGGCTTGAACCGTTCGTCGATCTCGATCTCGGCTTCACCCCCGCCACCAATCTCCTGCCGCTGCGCAGAGCTCCCATTCCGCTGAATCAATCCGCCGATATGTCCGCGGCCTGGTTGGATGTGGACAGCGGAACGCTGAAGGCGCTGCCGCAAAGTTATAAGCGCCTCTCCGAAACGATCTACGAATACAAAGCTCCGACTTTCGAATATGAAGCTTTGCTCGAAATGGCGCCGAACGGCTTTGTTCGGCAATACCCCGGACTTTGGGAAGCGGAGCCGGAAATGCATTCCGGCGGTTAA
- a CDS encoding PepSY-associated TM helix domain-containing protein yields the protein MLKTGSYIRLWRWHFYAALFITPLLITLTLSGIGYLFYTDVENKAYASLFFGEGGETRQLTIDEGIEKTLRQYKGYSISKVIVLDEPYNTRLTLKNNEGNQQYVFLDNHYETIGSQDAKYTFSNVMREIHSSLFVGGTVVNYLVELAACWAIFLMFSGIYMTFKGRALKKKPNPTKRQRNRKWHAFMGTIVTIPMILIIFTGLPWSAFMGDILYSAAQKYPSFGFPAITQRPPTSDMSEIPWATRKNDAPSSNASAPHHGSMPGTSLNDGMISIQQLMNEVEKAQISKPYSIIYPTREDDVFIISKGSNTGVTGLDVSPYDEMTAYFDQYSGKLISKVGYADYGLLAKWFTWGIPLHEGHLFGWPNKLINLAVCLSFLLVILWGITTWLSRIKEGKISAQPAASNSFSFGLTVFMVILGLVMPLFGISLMLVVIIEWILYINTKTGKSKKATV from the coding sequence ATGCTGAAAACCGGCAGCTATATTCGTTTGTGGCGCTGGCATTTCTATGCAGCATTATTTATCACTCCATTATTGATCACATTAACGTTAAGCGGTATCGGTTATTTATTTTATACCGATGTGGAAAACAAAGCTTATGCCAGTCTGTTTTTTGGAGAAGGTGGAGAGACCAGGCAATTAACGATCGATGAAGGTATTGAGAAAACACTGAGGCAATACAAAGGCTACTCCATCTCCAAGGTCATCGTTTTGGATGAGCCGTACAACACACGCTTAACGCTAAAAAATAACGAAGGCAACCAGCAATATGTATTTTTGGATAATCATTATGAAACCATCGGCAGTCAGGATGCGAAATATACGTTTTCAAATGTGATGAGAGAAATACATAGTTCGCTTTTTGTAGGCGGCACGGTTGTAAATTACTTGGTTGAATTAGCCGCATGCTGGGCGATCTTTTTAATGTTTTCCGGCATTTACATGACATTCAAGGGGAGGGCGCTGAAGAAGAAACCGAATCCGACGAAGCGGCAAAGAAATAGAAAATGGCATGCATTCATGGGAACGATTGTTACGATCCCCATGATTCTCATTATTTTTACAGGTTTGCCTTGGTCGGCTTTTATGGGGGATATCCTATATTCTGCCGCGCAAAAATATCCTTCTTTCGGGTTTCCCGCAATAACGCAACGGCCGCCAACTTCGGACATGAGTGAAATTCCATGGGCTACCCGGAAAAATGATGCCCCCTCCTCAAACGCATCCGCTCCACATCATGGCAGTATGCCGGGAACGTCGCTTAACGACGGAATGATAAGCATCCAACAACTGATGAATGAAGTGGAGAAAGCACAAATTTCCAAACCGTATTCGATTATTTATCCAACGCGCGAAGATGATGTATTCATCATTTCCAAGGGGAGCAATACCGGAGTGACAGGCTTAGACGTAAGCCCTTATGACGAAATGACAGCTTATTTCGATCAATACAGCGGAAAGTTGATTTCGAAGGTAGGTTATGCGGACTATGGCCTTTTAGCAAAATGGTTTACTTGGGGCATCCCGTTGCATGAAGGTCATCTATTCGGTTGGCCGAATAAACTGATCAACTTGGCTGTTTGCCTTTCCTTCTTACTCGTCATTTTATGGGGAATTACCACGTGGCTATCCCGTATAAAAGAAGGTAAAATCTCGGCTCAACCGGCAGCTTCAAACAGTTTTTCATTTGGCCTTACCGTCTTTATGGTGATTTTAGGACTTGTCATGCCGCTATTTGGGATTTCTTTAATGCTTGTTGTTATTATTGAATGGATTTTGTACATCAACACGAAAACCGGCAAATCAAAAAAAGCGACCGTATGA
- a CDS encoding winged helix-turn-helix transcriptional regulator, whose product MAKSKTESCIKHALCPKLETALQILSKKWSGLIIHALMDGPKRYKDIAEFIPGISDRMLSERFKELEEAGIVVRHVYPEVPVRIEYELTEKGKHMDGILNEISKWADQFC is encoded by the coding sequence ATGGCGAAATCCAAAACGGAATCGTGCATAAAACACGCGTTATGCCCCAAGCTGGAAACGGCATTGCAAATATTAAGCAAAAAATGGAGCGGTCTGATCATTCATGCCCTCATGGACGGACCTAAACGATATAAAGATATCGCCGAGTTCATCCCCGGGATCAGCGACCGCATGCTGTCGGAGCGGTTCAAGGAGCTCGAGGAGGCCGGCATCGTCGTACGCCACGTTTATCCCGAGGTTCCGGTACGGATCGAATACGAGCTGACCGAAAAAGGCAAACATATGGACGGCATTTTGAACGAAATTTCCAAATGGGCCGACCAGTTCTGCTAA
- a CDS encoding GNAT family N-acetyltransferase — MDYIRIVSIDDPLFKQMHDLMKTVFPPEEVLEFSLWKEPLQDPGIRVFVAVEDGKVVGATEYRYYPELRVAMTDFTIIGREGLGIGPFLVKQRERDLLQVVAESGAPWKGMFAEIYNPYLVEDHSFGGIKPMDPFVRREVLAHIGYRKLDIDYVHPSWQLDGEAVGGLDLCFLSYEEGLDALPGELVQRFLTTYYSVHEDKPQRWYDMVKQLGEREEVRLLPI; from the coding sequence GTGGACTACATCCGTATTGTAAGTATTGACGATCCTTTGTTTAAACAAATGCACGATTTGATGAAAACGGTGTTCCCGCCGGAGGAAGTGCTGGAATTCTCGTTGTGGAAAGAGCCGTTGCAGGACCCGGGCATCCGCGTTTTTGTCGCTGTGGAGGACGGTAAAGTAGTCGGCGCGACCGAATACCGGTATTATCCGGAGCTGCGGGTGGCGATGACGGATTTTACGATCATCGGCCGCGAGGGGCTCGGAATCGGGCCGTTTCTCGTGAAGCAGCGCGAGCGCGACCTGCTGCAGGTCGTCGCCGAAAGCGGCGCCCCTTGGAAAGGCATGTTCGCGGAAATATATAACCCGTATTTGGTGGAGGATCACTCGTTCGGAGGCATCAAGCCGATGGACCCGTTCGTCCGGCGCGAGGTGCTGGCCCATATCGGTTATCGCAAGCTCGATATCGACTACGTGCATCCGTCGTGGCAGCTTGACGGCGAAGCTGTCGGGGGGCTGGACCTTTGCTTTCTGAGCTACGAGGAAGGTTTGGATGCGCTGCCGGGGGAACTGGTGCAGCGGTTTCTGACGACTTATTACTCCGTGCATGAGGATAAGCCGCAGCGGTGGTACGATATGGTGAAGCAGCTCGGAGAGCGCGAAGAAGTTCGGCTGCTGCCGATATGA
- a CDS encoding LysR family transcriptional regulator, producing the protein MEEKDCILLQTLFEQQNLTKTAEILYVSQPSLSYRIQQLEKQFGITIMHRGRRGIEFTPQGEYLVKYAKDCMQQLQKVKEHLLSMDNKISGTLKIGTASSLGRYKLPGLLKNFHTEYPDVEFKVTSSRSSELVNSVYKQDVHIGFIRGDYNWPEEKHLIMTENIFIVSNKEVTLSELPALPRIIYKTDISLEAVFDNWWKETFSAPPTIMMEVDHMETCKEMVSSGFGYAILPNIVLGDNEYKYRIQLRTKHGEPILRKSWMIYRKDSLQITLIKAFVDFIKGLKLM; encoded by the coding sequence GTGGAAGAAAAAGACTGCATCTTGCTGCAAACCTTGTTCGAACAGCAAAACTTGACGAAAACCGCGGAAATTTTGTACGTTTCCCAGCCCTCGTTAAGCTACCGTATACAGCAATTGGAAAAGCAATTCGGCATCACCATCATGCACCGCGGAAGAAGAGGGATTGAATTCACCCCGCAAGGCGAATATTTGGTGAAATATGCCAAGGACTGCATGCAGCAGCTGCAAAAAGTAAAAGAGCATCTGCTGAGCATGGACAATAAAATATCGGGGACGTTAAAAATCGGAACCGCCAGCAGTTTGGGACGCTACAAGCTTCCCGGGCTGCTGAAAAATTTTCATACGGAATATCCGGATGTTGAATTTAAAGTAACTTCAAGCCGCAGCTCGGAGCTGGTCAACTCCGTCTACAAGCAGGACGTTCATATCGGTTTTATTCGCGGAGATTATAATTGGCCCGAAGAAAAACATCTAATCATGACGGAAAATATTTTTATCGTTTCCAATAAGGAAGTCACCTTGAGCGAACTGCCCGCACTTCCGAGAATTATATACAAAACGGACATATCCCTGGAAGCCGTGTTTGATAATTGGTGGAAGGAGACCTTTTCCGCTCCCCCAACTATCATGATGGAGGTGGATCATATGGAAACCTGCAAAGAGATGGTGTCGAGCGGGTTCGGATATGCGATTCTCCCCAACATCGTTTTGGGAGACAACGAGTACAAATATCGCATCCAGCTGAGGACCAAACACGGGGAGCCCATCCTGCGCAAATCGTGGATGATTTACCGGAAGGATTCGCTACAAATCACGCTTATCAAAGCGTTCGTCGATTTTATCAAAGGGTTGAAATTAATGTAA
- a CDS encoding 2-methylaconitate cis-trans isomerase PrpF family protein: MYDYGQIHKIPAVIMRGGTSKGLILRKADLPADPFLRDEVILRLYGSPDSSQIDGLGGGTSLTSKLAIVGPPSLPEANIDYTFGQVSIEKKMIDYNVTCGNFVSAVGLYAAEEGYVRLQEPFTPVNIYNTNTGKMIIVEIPVKDGQIEYDGDFVIDGVPGTSAQIMINFPDSGGAFTGRLLPTGRPVDVIRLKDGRQFEVSVVDCANVVVFVRACDLGLKGTELQDEVNGNRELLNTLEEIRVEAGIRIGLIRQEERDAVSPISHALPKIAMTAPSSRYVSSGGKVVNGGEADIASRYISMGALHRAYAVSGGLALAAAAQIPGTIPNQLVSPGNRCLRIGHPSGVLYVEASIERSGESWTVTRAASGRTARRLMEGYAHIPVSVLQKNSVGTFAIHANMDKKLASG; the protein is encoded by the coding sequence ATGTACGATTATGGGCAAATCCATAAAATTCCCGCGGTTATTATGAGAGGGGGCACGAGCAAGGGGCTCATATTGCGCAAGGCGGATCTTCCGGCGGATCCTTTTCTGCGGGATGAGGTGATTCTGCGGCTGTACGGCAGTCCGGATTCGAGCCAAATCGACGGGCTGGGCGGAGGCACTTCTTTGACCAGCAAACTCGCCATAGTGGGTCCGCCCTCACTCCCGGAAGCGAACATCGATTACACCTTCGGTCAAGTCAGCATCGAGAAGAAGATGATCGATTACAACGTCACCTGCGGAAACTTCGTCAGCGCCGTCGGACTTTATGCGGCGGAGGAAGGTTATGTAAGGCTTCAGGAACCTTTTACTCCGGTAAACATTTATAACACGAACACGGGCAAGATGATCATTGTGGAAATTCCCGTTAAGGACGGACAAATCGAGTATGACGGCGACTTCGTTATTGACGGCGTTCCCGGAACTTCCGCCCAGATCATGATCAATTTTCCCGATTCGGGCGGGGCCTTTACGGGGAGGCTGCTTCCTACCGGCCGTCCCGTAGATGTGATCCGGCTGAAGGACGGGCGGCAATTCGAAGTCAGCGTTGTCGATTGCGCGAACGTAGTCGTTTTCGTAAGAGCCTGCGATCTCGGGTTAAAAGGAACGGAGCTGCAGGATGAAGTTAACGGGAACCGGGAACTGCTGAATACGCTCGAGGAAATCCGGGTCGAAGCGGGCATCAGGATCGGGCTTATCCGGCAAGAAGAAAGAGATGCGGTATCCCCGATTTCACACGCGCTTCCGAAAATTGCGATGACCGCACCTTCAAGCCGTTATGTGTCAAGCGGCGGCAAGGTTGTAAACGGCGGGGAAGCGGACATCGCATCAAGGTATATTTCCATGGGGGCGCTGCATCGGGCTTATGCGGTGAGCGGCGGATTGGCTTTGGCAGCCGCGGCGCAAATTCCCGGAACGATTCCGAATCAGCTCGTCTCCCCGGGCAATCGTTGTTTGAGAATCGGGCATCCTTCCGGAGTACTGTATGTGGAAGCTTCGATCGAACGAAGCGGCGAATCATGGACCGTGACGCGGGCGGCGAGCGGAAGAACGGCGAGGAGATTAATGGAAGGTTATGCCCATATCCCCGTATCCGTTTTGCAAAAAAACAGTGTCGGGACTTTCGCGATCCATGCTAATATGGACAAGAAATTAGCTTCCGGTTAA
- a CDS encoding ABC transporter ATP-binding protein, giving the protein MTLIQFSNVSKQFERGGERFWASRNINLTVEEGEFLTVIGPSGCGKSTVLNMCAGIMKADGGTITYRGRQVDKINTSVGYMTQKDNLLPWRNVKSNIAIGLEIKGVDKKEREKICDHYIEMVGLKGFEKHYPQELSGGMRKRASLAKLLAYNPETLLLDEPFGALDAQMRLILQDKLLEIWKETGKTIIFVTHDLDEAVILGDRVAVFSKRPGTIKFMEEIHIPRPRDVINVRTSEEFLKAHTKLWNALKNEFEMEVEAAR; this is encoded by the coding sequence ATGACGCTAATTCAGTTTTCTAACGTTTCGAAGCAATTTGAGCGGGGCGGGGAGCGTTTCTGGGCTTCGCGCAACATTAACTTGACCGTGGAAGAAGGCGAGTTTCTCACGGTGATCGGTCCGAGCGGCTGTGGAAAATCGACGGTGCTAAACATGTGCGCGGGCATTATGAAAGCGGACGGCGGGACGATCACCTACCGCGGCAGGCAGGTGGACAAAATCAATACGAGCGTCGGCTACATGACCCAAAAAGACAATCTTTTGCCATGGAGAAACGTAAAAAGCAACATTGCCATCGGATTGGAAATCAAAGGGGTAGACAAAAAAGAGAGAGAAAAAATATGCGATCATTATATTGAAATGGTAGGCCTCAAAGGGTTCGAGAAGCATTATCCCCAGGAGCTGTCCGGAGGAATGCGGAAAAGAGCCAGCCTGGCGAAACTGCTCGCCTACAACCCGGAAACGCTTCTATTGGATGAGCCGTTTGGCGCACTCGACGCTCAGATGAGGTTGATTTTACAGGATAAGCTGCTTGAAATTTGGAAGGAAACGGGAAAAACAATCATCTTTGTTACGCACGATCTCGACGAAGCCGTCATTTTGGGCGACCGGGTCGCGGTATTCAGCAAACGCCCCGGAACGATCAAGTTTATGGAAGAGATTCATATTCCACGGCCGAGGGACGTCATCAACGTACGGACTTCCGAGGAATTTTTGAAAGCGCATACGAAGCTTTGGAACGCATTGAAAAACGAATTTGAGATGGAGGTTGAAGCGGCGAGATGA
- a CDS encoding ABC transporter permease, with product MSTGLTESRIVMEDSHENSAKNKKRAEFFKLTSIRLVLLVVVLAVWQYASGTIVDKFWISTPLDILKALQKWIVTGDLFFHLAITAEETLLGFILGASAGGVVGFCLGRWEFGSKIFEPFIMALYSLPKVALAPLFILWFGIGIEMKIMLSAVTVFFLVFINTFAGVRDVDNDLLESIRIMGATERQIIVKVVLPSALNWIIVGLKMSVPYALLGAIVGEITASNRGLGYLIQYSAGQYNTAGTFAALIVLMIVSSFLNYLLTQLSQLRSVSKPLI from the coding sequence ATGAGTACAGGACTGACTGAAAGCCGAATCGTCATGGAGGATTCCCACGAAAATTCAGCAAAAAATAAAAAAAGGGCCGAATTTTTCAAATTAACGTCGATCCGCCTCGTTTTGTTGGTTGTTGTGCTGGCCGTCTGGCAGTATGCGTCGGGAACGATCGTCGATAAGTTTTGGATCAGCACGCCTCTCGATATTTTGAAAGCGCTGCAAAAATGGATCGTGACCGGCGATCTGTTTTTTCACCTGGCCATCACGGCGGAGGAAACGCTGCTCGGCTTTATTTTAGGCGCTTCCGCCGGAGGGGTCGTCGGCTTTTGCCTGGGGCGCTGGGAGTTCGGGTCGAAAATTTTCGAGCCGTTCATCATGGCCTTGTACAGCTTGCCGAAAGTCGCTTTGGCCCCATTATTTATTTTGTGGTTCGGCATCGGCATCGAAATGAAAATCATGCTTTCGGCGGTGACGGTGTTTTTCCTCGTGTTCATCAATACGTTTGCCGGTGTCAGAGATGTCGATAACGATTTGCTGGAAAGCATCCGAATTATGGGGGCGACGGAACGGCAAATTATTGTGAAGGTCGTTCTCCCTTCCGCTTTGAACTGGATCATCGTCGGGCTCAAAATGTCCGTTCCTTATGCTTTGCTGGGTGCGATTGTCGGCGAGATTACCGCCTCCAACCGGGGGCTCGGGTACTTGATACAGTATTCGGCGGGGCAGTACAATACGGCGGGCACCTTTGCCGCCCTGATCGTGCTCATGATCGTCTCCAGCTTTTTGAATTACTTATTAACTCAACTTTCGCAGCTAAGATCAGTCAGTAAACCCTTGATATAG
- a CDS encoding transposase yields MVHQNALSEKSLHRITSLFVTLKIGHLLRQAGIRKSFGMPALEVFQLLFTLVFQQRNWYRLLESERSSVPGKDVIYRFLNHSGFAWRKFLHSLSLLVVRRFESLISSSRTRVFIVDDSVLKRNRSKKAELLARVHDHTTGRFVRGYNMLTLGWSDGFSFAPIDFVMLSSAKITNRFCEIKDNLSKRTQGYKRRLEAFTRKPDAVVELLKRAIRAGFAADFVLMDSWFTQAPLLRSLMSEGLHVIGMIKDMKQRYVLGEDLVTLKELYQRLPRSTKIDVLGSFLVQTACGLPIRLVFVQNRNCRREWLVILSTDTELSDTEIVRIYGMRWSIETFFKFTKSHLKLGTEFQGRSFDSLICHTTIVFSRYLLLEWERRANQDARSLGGLFFLFADEVRELDFKSALQQIVVFFLELTKTKTKRERSALICQVQQWIAGLPNYIKGLLTDLSCES; encoded by the coding sequence ATGGTACACCAGAACGCTCTGTCTGAAAAGAGTTTGCATCGAATTACATCGTTGTTTGTTACTTTAAAAATCGGCCACTTGCTGCGCCAGGCCGGCATTCGCAAGTCGTTCGGTATGCCAGCGCTGGAAGTTTTTCAGCTTCTGTTCACGCTTGTTTTCCAACAGCGTAATTGGTATCGCCTGTTAGAGAGTGAGCGCTCCTCGGTGCCCGGCAAGGACGTCATCTATCGTTTTCTTAACCATTCCGGCTTTGCGTGGCGTAAATTCCTTCATAGCCTAAGTCTCTTGGTTGTTCGGCGCTTCGAATCTCTCATTTCAAGTTCTCGTACTCGCGTGTTTATCGTAGACGATTCTGTTTTGAAGCGAAATCGAAGCAAGAAAGCAGAACTGTTGGCTCGCGTTCATGATCATACGACAGGTCGATTCGTCCGCGGTTACAATATGCTCACGCTGGGTTGGTCGGATGGCTTCAGTTTTGCTCCCATCGATTTTGTCATGCTCAGTTCCGCTAAGATCACCAACCGTTTTTGTGAAATAAAAGATAACTTGTCGAAGCGGACTCAAGGATATAAGCGTCGCTTGGAAGCATTCACCCGTAAGCCAGATGCGGTCGTAGAATTACTCAAACGTGCGATTCGGGCTGGTTTTGCTGCTGATTTTGTGCTCATGGATAGCTGGTTTACGCAAGCGCCACTTTTGCGAAGCCTTATGTCGGAAGGGCTTCACGTCATCGGGATGATCAAGGACATGAAGCAGCGCTATGTCTTGGGTGAAGACCTCGTCACGTTGAAGGAGCTTTACCAAAGGCTGCCGCGATCGACCAAAATAGATGTACTCGGCTCGTTTCTTGTTCAAACAGCTTGTGGACTGCCAATTCGACTCGTATTTGTGCAAAACCGTAACTGTCGTAGGGAATGGCTTGTTATCTTGAGCACCGATACCGAACTGAGCGACACGGAAATCGTGAGGATTTACGGAATGCGGTGGAGCATAGAAACCTTCTTTAAATTCACTAAATCCCATTTGAAGCTTGGGACGGAGTTCCAAGGCAGATCGTTCGATTCGCTGATTTGCCATACGACGATTGTGTTCAGTCGTTACTTGTTATTAGAATGGGAACGTCGTGCGAATCAGGATGCTCGTTCACTTGGAGGTCTCTTCTTCCTATTTGCAGACGAAGTTCGGGAACTTGACTTCAAATCGGCGCTACAACAAATCGTGGTGTTCTTCTTGGAGTTGACCAAAACCAAGACGAAAAGGGAGAGGTCTGCACTTATTTGTCAAGTCCAACAATGGATTGCTGGTTTGCCCAACTATATCAAGGGTTTACTGACTGATCTTAGCTGCGAAAGTTGA
- a CDS encoding ABC transporter substrate-binding protein translates to MKKMKIFGAILLCSALLLSACGNKAANSPVAGAAGSSAEPGKKQKVTLVQSTVGFLFSAIYIAKGKGFFEEEGLDVEVSIAGGSPKVISAIAGGGAQIGATGLSVVMDVNEKGQNIQAFASLINQYASNIVIRKDVAAKLGINENSPIDQKIKALKGLTIGINTPGSGNDKLVRYLLKSQNLNPDKDVTLVPLGNAEAFLPAFTNNQIQAFCFSSPTSDTAAATDNGMMLINLSKGEIKELDGFSHSVLLAKQDFINKNPELLQKVTNAIGKAEKFIAEDKAGAKEILRKSFSDLDPKVFDIAFENNYSAFAKSPVISKKGYDMNVTFEGINVPFEKVVVNKFAEAFK, encoded by the coding sequence ATGAAAAAAATGAAAATATTCGGCGCGATTTTGCTGTGCAGCGCGTTGCTGTTGTCGGCCTGCGGCAATAAAGCGGCGAACTCTCCCGTTGCCGGAGCTGCCGGATCTTCGGCCGAACCGGGCAAGAAACAGAAAGTGACGCTTGTTCAATCCACGGTAGGTTTTTTGTTTTCCGCCATATATATCGCCAAAGGGAAAGGTTTTTTCGAAGAAGAAGGGCTGGACGTAGAAGTGTCCATCGCGGGCGGTTCGCCCAAAGTCATTTCCGCCATTGCCGGCGGAGGGGCGCAAATCGGCGCCACGGGGCTTTCGGTCGTGATGGATGTGAACGAGAAAGGCCAAAACATACAGGCATTCGCGTCCTTGATCAATCAATATGCATCCAATATCGTCATTCGCAAAGATGTGGCGGCCAAGCTGGGCATTAACGAAAATTCGCCCATCGATCAGAAGATCAAAGCTTTGAAAGGTTTGACCATCGGCATTAATACGCCGGGAAGCGGCAACGATAAATTGGTCCGCTACCTGCTTAAATCGCAAAATTTGAACCCGGATAAAGACGTGACGCTTGTTCCGCTCGGCAACGCGGAAGCATTCCTCCCGGCGTTTACGAACAACCAGATTCAGGCGTTTTGCTTCTCATCCCCGACATCCGATACGGCGGCCGCGACCGATAACGGGATGATGCTCATCAATTTGTCGAAGGGCGAAATCAAGGAGTTGGACGGTTTCTCGCACAGCGTTCTTTTGGCCAAACAGGATTTTATCAATAAAAACCCGGAATTGCTGCAAAAGGTTACGAATGCCATCGGCAAGGCGGAAAAATTCATCGCGGAGGATAAAGCCGGGGCGAAAGAAATTTTAAGAAAATCGTTCAGCGATCTCGATCCGAAAGTGTTTGATATCGCATTCGAAAACAATTACAGCGCTTTTGCAAAAAGCCCGGTCATCAGCAAAAAAGGCTACGATATGAATGTGACCTTCGAAGGGATTAACGTTCCGTTCGAAAAAGTGGTCGTCAATAAATTCGCCGAAGCGTTTAAGTAA
- a CDS encoding uracil-DNA glycosylase, whose translation MTAFSPVILPEEAPPEHAVHCERCELHRQRTRVIWGEGNPEAPVLVLLDNPGAREDKEGNPFVCGTRETLQMGAAAVGIDLSLLYVTYLLKCRPIRAYNKEAARAACSVHLREQLEGKRPKLLFILGNVAVQSFFQNPEAEVKHMRGRWHETGGFPVAVSYHPLAVRRRPVLFPHFVSDFRLVAERL comes from the coding sequence GTGACCGCTTTTTCGCCTGTTATTTTGCCGGAGGAAGCTCCGCCGGAGCATGCGGTTCATTGCGAGCGGTGCGAGCTTCACCGCCAGCGTACCCGCGTCATCTGGGGGGAGGGCAATCCGGAAGCACCGGTGCTCGTGCTGCTCGACAACCCCGGAGCGCGAGAGGACAAGGAAGGGAACCCGTTTGTCTGTGGAACGCGGGAAACGCTGCAGATGGGCGCCGCGGCCGTCGGCATCGACTTGTCCCTTCTGTATGTGACGTATTTGCTCAAATGCCGCCCGATCCGGGCGTATAACAAGGAAGCGGCGAGAGCGGCATGTTCGGTTCACCTGCGGGAGCAGCTCGAAGGCAAGCGGCCGAAGCTGTTGTTTATCCTCGGCAACGTAGCCGTGCAGTCGTTTTTTCAAAATCCGGAGGCGGAAGTGAAGCACATGAGGGGCCGGTGGCATGAGACGGGAGGTTTCCCGGTCGCCGTAAGCTATCATCCGCTTGCGGTCAGGCGCCGTCCGGTGCTTTTTCCGCATTTCGTGAGCGATTTTCGGCTTGTCGCCGAAAGGTTATAA